From a single Bryobacter aggregatus MPL3 genomic region:
- a CDS encoding 4-hydroxy-3-methylbut-2-enyl diphosphate reductase, translated as MPNSSLSTSPTGTKKIILLSPRGFCAGVVRAIDVVKIALDLYGAPIYVRKEIVHNRHVVDELREAGAIFVDELAEVPGGSRVIFSAHGVSPAVRKEALERKLNVIDATCPLVTKVHLEAVRFARKGYSIVLVGHSNHDEVIGTMGEAPDCTHLVEHPEDVAKLDLPDPNKIVFLTQTTLSLDETRDIIAALKERYPAIDGPGAQDICYATENRQIAVKAVAPLCELLLVVGSQNSSNSRRLVEVCEKSGVPAYLVDDRSEVRPEWLVGVNNVSITAGASAPENLVEELLAFLRDEHGFGEMVEMEIKEEDVRFTLPSELSEGAMRLHTISNANPVGPRP; from the coding sequence ATGCCGAACTCGAGCCTTTCCACGAGTCCGACGGGGACCAAGAAGATTATTCTTCTCTCTCCCAGAGGATTCTGCGCAGGAGTTGTCCGCGCGATAGATGTAGTGAAAATCGCACTGGACCTTTATGGCGCGCCCATTTATGTCCGCAAAGAGATCGTGCACAACCGTCATGTCGTTGACGAATTGCGCGAAGCGGGTGCCATTTTTGTTGATGAGTTAGCCGAGGTCCCTGGTGGATCGCGGGTGATTTTCTCTGCGCATGGCGTTTCTCCCGCCGTTCGTAAGGAAGCGCTCGAACGCAAGCTGAACGTCATCGACGCCACCTGCCCCCTCGTCACGAAGGTGCATCTTGAAGCCGTCCGTTTTGCTCGCAAGGGCTATTCGATCGTGCTGGTGGGCCACTCCAATCACGACGAAGTGATTGGCACCATGGGCGAAGCCCCCGATTGCACCCATCTGGTCGAACACCCCGAGGACGTCGCCAAGCTCGACCTCCCCGATCCCAATAAGATCGTCTTCCTCACCCAAACCACCTTGTCTCTCGACGAGACGCGCGACATCATCGCCGCTCTCAAGGAACGCTATCCGGCCATTGATGGCCCCGGTGCGCAGGACATCTGCTACGCCACAGAGAACCGCCAGATCGCCGTCAAGGCCGTCGCTCCTCTCTGTGAGTTGTTGCTCGTCGTTGGCAGCCAGAACTCCTCAAACTCCCGGCGTCTGGTCGAAGTCTGCGAGAAGTCCGGCGTCCCGGCCTACCTTGTCGACGACCGCTCGGAAGTGCGGCCCGAGTGGCTGGTGGGTGTCAATAACGTATCGATCACTGCCGGTGCCAGCGCGCCGGAAAACCTGGTCGAAGAGTTGCTCGCCTTTTTGCGTGACGAACACGGCTTCGGCGAAATGGTTGAGATGGAGATCAAGGAAGAAGATGTACGTTTCACCCTCCCATCGGAATTGAGCGAGGGTGCGATGCGGTTGCATACGATCTCGAACGCCAATCCGGTGGGGCCGCGTCCATGA
- the shc gene encoding squalene--hopene cyclase, producing MSPQLQVADPVTASAVGAVRKACNFMLRRQHKEGFWWEDLTADTTLESDYILFQLWLHRVENGVWNPPNRDVIDRAVASILSRQLEDGGFNIYPQGPSQISACCKAYFSLKVAGIPATDERMLRLRDRILALGGLQAANSYTKLNLSFFGLYPRDCVPTVPPEVMLLGNFIYEMSSWSRAIVIPLSIIAANDEVCPVPTGFTLEELMKPGVSLDFRPADKFWSLKNLFFTADSFLKLYQKSPLKSLLRPMSIKRCENWMLERLEHSDGLAAIYPPMMYTVMAMDVLGYAKNDPRRVNALNHFDDLMVDDDAKGFYFQPCFSVVWDTAIAAYAMAEVAASPANVDLQPALSRSADWLLTKECRRKGDWAIKRPNLEPSGWYFEFANEFYPDIDDTAMVLIGLDKAQATNKTAQEASARRAVNWLIGMQSKDGGWAAFDADNNWEFLSDVPFADHNAMLDPSCPDITGRVLDALTRYGIGSNHPAVRRGIDYLIKSQENDGSWYGRWGVDYIYGTFLALKGLKQAGVSDREVYVLRAGEWLRSIQNADGGWGESCASYDDHYYVGGPSTASQTAWAVMGLMAGGDTTSESLRKGIEYLIDTQLQDGNWSEELATGTGFPKVFYMTYHMYRNAFPMMALAMYLNRGKETR from the coding sequence ATGAGTCCCCAACTGCAGGTCGCGGATCCGGTGACAGCGAGCGCAGTCGGAGCAGTACGCAAGGCATGTAACTTTATGCTCCGGCGGCAGCATAAAGAAGGTTTCTGGTGGGAAGATCTCACCGCCGACACCACACTTGAGTCCGACTATATTCTCTTCCAGCTCTGGCTCCACCGTGTTGAGAATGGTGTCTGGAATCCCCCCAATCGCGATGTGATCGATCGCGCGGTTGCCTCGATTCTTTCCCGGCAACTGGAAGACGGCGGCTTTAATATTTATCCGCAAGGCCCCTCTCAGATCTCTGCTTGTTGCAAGGCCTATTTTTCCCTCAAAGTTGCTGGCATCCCTGCTACCGATGAGCGCATGCTCCGTCTGCGGGATCGCATTCTCGCTCTCGGCGGCTTGCAGGCCGCCAACAGCTACACCAAGCTGAATCTCAGCTTCTTCGGCCTCTATCCGCGCGATTGTGTTCCTACCGTGCCGCCGGAAGTCATGCTGCTCGGCAACTTCATCTATGAGATGTCCAGTTGGTCCAGGGCGATTGTCATCCCTCTGTCGATTATCGCGGCCAATGACGAAGTCTGTCCCGTGCCCACTGGCTTTACGCTCGAAGAGTTGATGAAGCCTGGCGTCAGCCTCGACTTCCGTCCGGCAGACAAATTCTGGTCGCTCAAGAATCTCTTCTTCACGGCCGACAGCTTCCTCAAGCTGTACCAGAAATCGCCGCTCAAATCCTTATTGCGGCCCATGTCGATCAAGCGTTGCGAAAACTGGATGCTCGAGCGTCTCGAACACTCCGACGGTCTCGCGGCCATCTATCCGCCCATGATGTATACCGTCATGGCCATGGATGTGCTCGGCTACGCAAAGAACGATCCGCGCCGCGTCAACGCACTGAATCATTTCGACGATCTGATGGTTGACGACGACGCCAAAGGCTTCTACTTCCAGCCCTGCTTCTCGGTCGTCTGGGATACGGCGATTGCCGCCTATGCGATGGCCGAAGTCGCGGCCAGTCCTGCCAATGTCGATCTCCAACCTGCGCTGAGCCGCAGCGCCGACTGGCTCCTCACCAAAGAGTGCCGCCGCAAGGGCGATTGGGCGATCAAGCGTCCCAACCTCGAACCCTCCGGTTGGTACTTCGAGTTCGCCAACGAATTTTATCCCGACATCGACGACACCGCGATGGTGCTGATCGGTCTCGATAAGGCCCAGGCCACCAATAAGACAGCGCAGGAAGCCTCCGCCCGTCGCGCCGTCAACTGGCTGATTGGCATGCAGAGCAAGGATGGCGGTTGGGCTGCCTTTGATGCGGACAACAACTGGGAATTTCTCAGCGATGTTCCCTTCGCCGATCACAACGCGATGCTCGATCCGTCCTGCCCCGATATTACCGGTCGTGTGCTCGACGCCTTGACCCGTTACGGAATCGGCTCCAACCACCCGGCCGTTCGGCGCGGCATCGACTACCTGATCAAGTCTCAGGAGAACGACGGAAGCTGGTACGGCCGCTGGGGAGTCGACTATATCTATGGCACCTTCCTCGCCCTCAAGGGTTTGAAGCAGGCCGGTGTCAGCGACCGCGAAGTTTACGTCCTGCGAGCCGGCGAATGGCTCCGTTCCATCCAGAACGCTGACGGGGGCTGGGGTGAATCCTGCGCCAGCTACGACGACCACTATTATGTCGGCGGCCCTTCTACAGCCAGCCAGACGGCATGGGCTGTCATGGGGCTGATGGCCGGCGGCGACACCACCAGCGAAAGTCTCCGTAAGGGTATTGAGTATCTCATTGATACCCAACTCCAGGACGGAAACTGGAGCGAAGAATTAGCAACGGGAACCGGCTTCCCAAAAGTCTTCTATATGACGTATCACATGTATCGCAATGCCTTCCCCATGATGGCGCTCGCGATGTATCTGAATCGAGGTAAGGAAACCCGATGA
- the hpnH gene encoding adenosyl-hopene transferase HpnH produces MSFTVSTMASLATYIAKNKFSPKPEWQKTVKTEYDSSNPFRIIHTRFGENPDKKPHPLINKRFPLVLQLEPLHACNLTCTGCGRIREYESTITQQLSLEQCLKASDECNAPVVAICGGEPMLYAQLPQLVEALIARGRLVILCTNGMFIAKKLHQYKPHDNLFFNVHLDGMEKNHDIAVEREGVFKLAMEGIRAAKAGGYKVCTNTTVYKETDMNELLEMFEMLQTLKVDGHSISPAYGYSAVNDREIFMTREDILEKFAGFNKKFSKIKFNNSPVYLEFLEGQRDLPCTAWGNPTYNIKGWKGPCYLITDGHYNTFEELMTKTPWENYGHGADPRCDHCMVHCGYEPSAAMGINSKWQDAFTYLGWMIK; encoded by the coding sequence ATGAGTTTTACCGTTTCAACAATGGCCAGCTTGGCAACCTACATTGCCAAGAACAAGTTCAGCCCGAAGCCGGAGTGGCAGAAGACGGTGAAGACGGAGTACGATTCCTCGAATCCTTTCCGCATCATTCACACGCGCTTCGGTGAGAATCCGGACAAGAAACCACACCCGCTGATCAACAAGCGCTTCCCGCTGGTTCTCCAGTTGGAGCCCTTGCACGCTTGCAATCTCACCTGCACCGGCTGTGGCCGCATCCGGGAATACGAGTCCACAATCACCCAGCAGTTGTCTCTCGAGCAGTGCCTCAAGGCCTCCGACGAGTGCAATGCGCCCGTGGTCGCCATCTGCGGTGGTGAGCCGATGCTCTACGCCCAGTTGCCGCAATTGGTGGAAGCGCTGATCGCACGTGGCCGTCTGGTCATCCTCTGCACCAATGGCATGTTCATCGCGAAGAAGCTGCACCAGTACAAGCCCCACGACAACCTCTTCTTCAATGTCCATCTCGATGGCATGGAGAAGAACCACGACATCGCTGTCGAGCGCGAAGGCGTCTTCAAGTTGGCGATGGAAGGCATCCGCGCCGCCAAGGCTGGTGGCTACAAGGTCTGCACCAACACAACGGTCTACAAAGAGACCGACATGAACGAACTGCTTGAGATGTTCGAAATGCTCCAGACCCTCAAGGTCGACGGACATAGCATCTCGCCCGCCTACGGCTACTCGGCGGTCAACGATCGCGAGATCTTCATGACCCGCGAAGACATCCTCGAAAAGTTCGCCGGCTTTAACAAGAAGTTCTCGAAGATCAAGTTCAACAACTCGCCGGTCTACCTCGAATTCCTCGAAGGCCAGCGCGATCTCCCCTGTACGGCCTGGGGCAACCCCACCTACAACATCAAAGGCTGGAAAGGCCCGTGCTACCTGATTACGGACGGCCACTACAACACCTTTGAAGAGCTCATGACCAAGACTCCCTGGGAGAACTACGGCCATGGTGCGGACCCGCGCTGCGACCATTGCATGGTCCACTGTGGCTACGAGCCTTCTGCTGCCATGGGGATCAACTCCAAGTGGCAGGACGCCTTCACCTATCTGGGCTGGATGATCAAGTAA
- the hpnA gene encoding hopanoid-associated sugar epimerase, with translation MPRALVTGATGFVGWHVAKQLRERGWEVRALSRSSKIPELDVETVRGDLRDAASLTAAAAGCERVFHVAADYRLWTANPAEMYASNVEGTRNLIAASKNAERIVYCSTVGAVGMRKNLIADEASPVSVDDMKGHYKRSKFLAEQVVMEAGRKGVPIVIVNPTTPIGDHDFKPTPTGKVIVDFLAGRIPAYIDTGLNYVDVQDVAAGHLLAAERGRVGERYILGSENLTLKQMLDRLAIPAGKPAPIVQVPYALAYAAAFCSTTWSRITGQHPGIPLDGVRYAHIKMWVSHQKAATELGYAPKPVDDALRRAVEWVRHG, from the coding sequence GTGCCGCGAGCCCTGGTTACCGGCGCCACCGGTTTCGTAGGGTGGCACGTTGCAAAGCAGTTGCGAGAGCGCGGATGGGAAGTCCGCGCTCTTTCGCGTTCGTCAAAAATTCCCGAGTTGGATGTCGAAACCGTCCGGGGAGACTTGCGTGACGCCGCCTCTCTCACCGCAGCCGCCGCCGGCTGTGAACGCGTCTTCCACGTCGCGGCCGACTATCGCCTCTGGACCGCGAATCCCGCAGAGATGTACGCCTCAAACGTCGAAGGCACGCGCAATCTGATTGCCGCCTCTAAGAACGCTGAGCGCATCGTCTATTGCTCGACAGTGGGCGCTGTCGGCATGCGCAAAAATCTCATTGCCGACGAGGCCTCGCCGGTCTCGGTCGACGACATGAAAGGCCACTACAAGCGCTCCAAGTTCCTTGCCGAGCAAGTGGTAATGGAGGCAGGCCGCAAGGGTGTTCCGATCGTCATCGTCAATCCCACCACGCCAATTGGCGATCATGATTTCAAACCCACGCCCACCGGCAAGGTAATCGTTGATTTCCTTGCAGGCCGCATCCCGGCCTACATCGACACCGGATTGAACTACGTGGACGTCCAAGACGTTGCCGCAGGCCATCTTCTTGCCGCTGAGCGAGGCAGGGTCGGCGAGCGCTACATCCTCGGCAGCGAGAACCTCACGCTCAAGCAGATGCTGGACCGTCTGGCGATTCCCGCGGGCAAACCGGCACCCATCGTCCAGGTCCCCTACGCCCTGGCCTACGCCGCCGCGTTTTGCTCCACCACCTGGTCCAGGATTACGGGCCAACATCCCGGCATTCCGCTCGATGGCGTGCGCTATGCGCACATCAAGATGTGGGTGAGTCATCAGAAAGCGGCTACCGAACTCGGCTATGCGCCCAAGCCTGTAGACGACGCACTCCGCCGTGCCGTGGAATGGGTGCGCCATGGATAA
- a CDS encoding alcohol dehydrogenase catalytic domain-containing protein yields MRAAVYRGKQKVEIEEIPVPSIGPGEILIEVEACGICHTDLKKIEYGLLEPPRIFGHETAGRVAAIGEGVTKFAVGDKVIAFHHIPCSKCFYCERKLYAQCAGYKTVGITAGYEAAGGGYAQYARVMPWIVERGVEKIPDGVSFEQASFVEPVNTCHKGIEQSGVRKGDLALVLGQGPIGLIFTMLLKHRGIDTITTDTMPTRRAKSLHFGALQALDPLQEDLPAAAKAATEGRGADVVFVAASAPGIVEQAIRATRPGATIVLFAQTSEKERIDISGADICKDERVLMGAYSADVDLQAESARLVFSGEIPVAELVTHTFPLPQIIKGVQLATHPDAESLKIVIQPQRV; encoded by the coding sequence ATGCGCGCGGCTGTGTACCGCGGAAAGCAAAAGGTTGAAATTGAAGAGATTCCTGTGCCGTCAATTGGGCCAGGTGAGATTCTCATTGAAGTCGAAGCCTGTGGCATCTGCCACACGGACTTGAAGAAGATCGAATACGGCTTGCTCGAGCCGCCACGCATCTTTGGCCACGAAACCGCGGGCCGCGTCGCCGCCATTGGCGAAGGTGTCACCAAGTTCGCGGTCGGCGACAAAGTGATCGCCTTCCACCACATTCCATGCAGTAAATGTTTTTATTGCGAGCGCAAGCTCTACGCCCAATGCGCCGGATATAAGACCGTTGGCATCACCGCTGGTTATGAAGCCGCCGGTGGCGGCTATGCGCAGTACGCTCGCGTCATGCCTTGGATCGTCGAACGTGGGGTTGAGAAGATCCCTGATGGTGTTTCTTTTGAGCAGGCCAGCTTTGTTGAACCGGTCAACACCTGCCACAAGGGCATCGAGCAGTCCGGCGTCCGCAAGGGCGATCTCGCGCTCGTGCTCGGCCAGGGTCCCATCGGATTGATCTTCACCATGCTGCTGAAGCACCGCGGTATCGACACGATCACAACAGACACCATGCCCACGCGCCGTGCAAAGTCTTTGCATTTCGGCGCCCTCCAGGCTCTCGATCCCTTGCAGGAAGACCTGCCCGCAGCCGCCAAGGCTGCCACCGAAGGCCGGGGTGCGGATGTTGTCTTCGTGGCAGCTAGCGCTCCTGGGATTGTCGAGCAGGCCATCCGTGCCACTCGTCCCGGGGCAACCATTGTTTTGTTTGCCCAGACTTCAGAAAAAGAGAGAATCGATATCTCTGGGGCCGACATCTGCAAAGATGAAAGAGTGCTGATGGGCGCTTATTCGGCTGACGTTGACTTGCAAGCGGAATCCGCTAGGCTGGTATTCTCAGGAGAGATCCCTGTCGCGGAGTTGGTGACCCATACTTTTCCGTTACCCCAGATCATTAAAGGCGTTCAACTCGCCACCCATCCGGATGCGGAATCACTGAAAATAGTGATACAGCCTCAGAGAGTCTAG
- a CDS encoding alcohol dehydrogenase catalytic domain-containing protein: MKNEMLAAVLYGKEHVEIEKVAVPQLGDGDVLVRVRAALTCGTDVKVFHRGYHARMIVPPALFGHELAGDVVEVGKSVRGFRPGQRVVAANSAPCGECFYCKRHNENLCENLLFNNGAYAEFIRIPSRIVEKNLYEIPEHVAYQDAALVEPLACVIRGIDETGVKAGDTVVVIGVGPIGLMFVRLLALRNCRVIAVGRRRPQLDRAAQLGAHLTLSTNDEKDIVAAVRRETAGYGADVVIEAVGLPETWQQAIQMLRRGGVANFFGGCPADTQVCLDTQLMHYSEITCTASFHHTPAHVRKALEAVVAGYITAYDFVTGEEPLSNLNEVLTHQLHQNGAVKTAIIP, encoded by the coding sequence GTGAAGAACGAGATGCTGGCAGCCGTCTTATACGGCAAGGAACACGTAGAGATCGAGAAAGTTGCTGTGCCCCAGTTAGGCGACGGTGATGTTCTGGTGCGTGTCCGTGCTGCGCTCACTTGCGGAACCGACGTCAAAGTATTTCACCGTGGCTACCACGCGCGCATGATTGTGCCGCCTGCTTTGTTTGGTCACGAGTTGGCTGGTGATGTTGTGGAAGTGGGCAAGAGCGTACGCGGATTCCGTCCTGGACAGCGCGTCGTCGCGGCAAACTCCGCACCCTGCGGCGAATGCTTCTATTGCAAGCGGCACAACGAGAATCTCTGCGAGAACCTTCTATTCAACAACGGCGCTTACGCCGAATTCATTCGGATCCCGTCGCGGATTGTAGAAAAGAACCTGTACGAGATCCCGGAGCATGTGGCCTATCAGGACGCGGCGCTTGTCGAACCTCTAGCCTGCGTCATCCGCGGCATCGATGAGACCGGCGTGAAGGCTGGCGACACGGTGGTCGTCATCGGCGTCGGGCCAATTGGCCTGATGTTTGTCCGCCTGCTGGCCTTGCGCAATTGCCGCGTGATTGCGGTAGGCCGCCGTCGGCCGCAGCTCGATCGGGCCGCGCAGTTAGGCGCGCATCTTACGCTTTCCACCAACGACGAGAAAGATATTGTTGCTGCCGTGCGCCGCGAAACCGCGGGCTACGGTGCCGATGTGGTGATTGAAGCCGTCGGTCTGCCAGAAACCTGGCAGCAGGCAATCCAGATGCTGCGCCGTGGCGGCGTGGCAAACTTCTTCGGTGGCTGCCCGGCCGACACGCAGGTTTGTCTCGACACGCAGTTGATGCACTATTCGGAGATCACCTGCACCGCCAGCTTCCACCACACGCCCGCCCATGTGCGCAAGGCGCTTGAAGCGGTGGTTGCCGGCTACATCACTGCTTATGATTTCGTGACGGGCGAGGAGCCCCTCAGCAATCTCAACGAAGTGCTGACGCACCAGTTGCACCAGAATGGCGCCGTCAAAACAGCCATCATTCCTTAG
- the hpnC gene encoding squalene synthase HpnC — translation MERRWSYEESLAYTRWISTSHYENFHVVSFLLPQELHQDFYNVYAFCRWADDLGDEIGDVQESLRLLRWWRGMPATHPVFIALQPTIEARRLPLDCFTNLITAFEHDQIVTRYQNWDEVLAYCVNSANPVGRLVLALCGYHDEDRARLSDFTCTGLQLANFWQDVRVDVGKSRIYLPLDLLARHGVTEAEILNLEQSPRFEAAMHEAVAYARTFFERGLPLIPTLDARLSLDIELFSRGGQAILDKIASQGYRVLEARPKITKPERVLLLLQCLLRWSKNRIAGKRPVPVLSSYEPSHPPRLKP, via the coding sequence ATGGAGCGCCGCTGGAGCTACGAGGAATCGCTTGCCTACACGCGTTGGATCTCCACCAGCCACTACGAGAACTTCCACGTCGTCAGCTTCCTGCTGCCGCAGGAACTACACCAGGATTTCTATAACGTCTATGCCTTCTGCCGCTGGGCCGATGATCTGGGTGACGAGATCGGCGATGTCCAGGAGTCGCTGCGCCTCTTGCGCTGGTGGCGCGGCATGCCGGCCACCCATCCGGTCTTCATCGCGCTCCAGCCTACCATTGAGGCCCGGCGTCTGCCCCTCGATTGCTTCACCAATCTGATCACCGCCTTTGAGCACGATCAGATCGTCACGCGCTACCAGAACTGGGACGAAGTGCTCGCCTATTGCGTGAACTCGGCCAACCCCGTTGGCCGTCTGGTGCTTGCGCTGTGTGGCTATCACGATGAAGATCGTGCCCGTCTGAGCGACTTCACCTGTACCGGCCTGCAGTTGGCAAACTTCTGGCAGGACGTTCGGGTCGATGTCGGCAAGAGCCGCATCTATCTGCCGCTCGACCTGCTCGCCCGGCATGGCGTGACCGAAGCGGAAATCCTCAACCTCGAGCAAAGCCCGCGCTTTGAAGCCGCCATGCACGAAGCCGTGGCCTATGCGCGCACTTTCTTTGAGCGCGGCCTGCCGCTGATTCCCACCCTTGATGCCCGCTTGTCGCTCGACATCGAACTCTTCTCGCGCGGCGGCCAGGCCATCCTCGACAAGATCGCATCGCAAGGCTACCGTGTGCTCGAGGCGCGGCCCAAAATCACCAAGCCCGAAAGAGTGCTTCTCCTGCTCCAATGCCTCCTGCGCTGGAGCAAGAACCGGATAGCTGGCAAGCGGCCCGTGCCCGTACTCTCGAGCTATGAGCCAAGCCACCCGCCCCGTCTCAAACCCTGA
- a CDS encoding bifunctional transcriptional activator/DNA repair enzyme AdaA: MIPIDPIAYLSQYLRDHCDETISLDDMARITGYSAYHLQRKFKAALGVSPKQFQARCRMERMKSALRHNQPVTTALYEAGFGSASRLYERVDSDLGMTPAQYKARGKGIEISYVILGTVLGKILIAATDRGLCSLQLADRESELRAALQLEFPAAQLTETLAPFVSPLKDWQEAIEAFVAGKTLAAGLPMDIRATAFQATVWQYLQTIPAGETRSYAEVAAGIGHPTATRAVARACASNPVALAIPCHRVIRNNGELGGYRWGLNRKQRLLELEARDTDTRPASP, from the coding sequence ATGATTCCGATCGACCCGATCGCCTATCTCAGCCAATACCTCCGCGACCATTGCGACGAAACCATCTCGCTTGACGACATGGCGCGCATCACCGGCTACAGCGCCTACCACCTGCAGCGCAAGTTCAAGGCGGCCCTCGGGGTCAGTCCCAAGCAATTCCAGGCGCGCTGCCGCATGGAGCGCATGAAGTCCGCTCTACGCCATAATCAGCCGGTCACCACCGCCCTCTACGAGGCCGGCTTCGGTTCCGCCAGCCGTCTCTATGAGCGTGTGGATAGCGACCTCGGCATGACGCCCGCGCAATACAAAGCGCGCGGGAAGGGAATCGAGATCTCCTATGTCATCCTCGGCACCGTGCTCGGCAAAATCCTGATCGCCGCCACCGATCGCGGCCTCTGCAGCCTGCAGCTGGCTGATCGCGAATCAGAACTGCGCGCCGCGCTCCAGCTCGAATTCCCCGCCGCGCAACTTACTGAAACCCTCGCCCCCTTCGTGTCGCCCTTAAAGGACTGGCAAGAGGCCATAGAAGCATTTGTCGCCGGAAAGACCCTCGCCGCCGGCCTCCCGATGGACATCCGCGCCACGGCCTTCCAGGCGACCGTATGGCAGTATCTGCAGACCATTCCCGCCGGTGAAACCCGTTCCTATGCGGAAGTCGCTGCCGGCATCGGACACCCCACCGCCACCCGCGCCGTTGCCCGCGCCTGCGCCTCCAACCCGGTGGCCCTTGCCATCCCCTGCCACCGCGTCATCCGCAACAATGGCGAACTCGGCGGCTATCGCTGGGGCCTCAATCGAAAGCAGCGCCTGCTCGAGCTGGAAGCGCGAGATACTGACACTAGACCCGCTTCCCCGTGA
- a CDS encoding phytoene/squalene synthase family protein yields MISLSDSYDYCVQIARSRAKNFYYSFLVLPKPKRQAMCAVYAFMRECDDLSDEAGATRGALDRWREDLDRALDGDLPAHRIWPAFADTVNRYQIPRAYLYDMIEGVTSDLSFTQPPSFDDLYRYCYRVASVVGLTITHIFGFEQPRTLEMAEKCGIAFQLTNIIRDVGEDSGLGRCYLPLDLMEKYGVTPADLQQRSVSEPLRLLLRDLGSRARAYYDFSRPMIGLVGKDSRGSLWALIEIYSRLFARIEASNFEVLAARHRLPTIEKLWIVVRATLPTSG; encoded by the coding sequence GTGATTTCTCTCTCCGACTCCTACGACTACTGCGTCCAAATTGCGCGCTCCCGCGCAAAGAACTTCTATTACTCCTTCCTCGTGCTGCCCAAGCCCAAGCGGCAGGCCATGTGCGCGGTCTATGCCTTCATGCGGGAGTGCGACGATTTGTCCGACGAGGCCGGCGCGACGCGTGGGGCCCTCGACCGCTGGCGCGAAGATCTCGACCGGGCCCTCGACGGCGACCTGCCCGCGCACCGCATCTGGCCGGCCTTTGCCGACACGGTGAACCGCTATCAGATCCCCCGTGCCTATCTGTACGACATGATCGAAGGCGTCACCAGCGACCTCAGCTTCACCCAGCCGCCAAGCTTCGACGACCTCTATCGCTATTGCTACCGTGTTGCTAGCGTGGTTGGGCTCACCATCACCCACATCTTCGGCTTTGAGCAACCCCGCACCCTCGAGATGGCCGAAAAGTGCGGCATCGCCTTCCAGTTGACCAACATCATCCGCGATGTCGGTGAGGATTCCGGCCTGGGCCGCTGCTATTTGCCGCTCGATCTGATGGAAAAGTACGGCGTGACACCCGCGGATCTGCAACAGCGCAGCGTCTCAGAACCCTTGCGCCTCTTGCTGCGCGATCTGGGCTCCCGCGCCCGCGCCTACTATGACTTCTCGCGGCCGATGATTGGCTTGGTCGGAAAGGATTCGCGCGGCAGCCTCTGGGCGCTGATCGAAATCTACTCGCGGCTCTTTGCGCGCATCGAAGCTTCCAATTTTGAAGTCCTGGCGGCGCGGCACCGGCTGCCCACCATCGAGAAATTGTGGATTGTGGTGCGGGCTACTCTTCCCACTTCGGGCTAG
- a CDS encoding RDD family protein, with product MVWRMKCGYCGSDNPSEDLRCQLCGRRLSGHGPVLVPESHGSAAPKLEILEEHLAAEDHRSRQPIQSRLFPVQEAKRVIPFESISPEAAKIARSTSDRNAKTRSKQRYNERLGIEEGQSAEVQKELAFAEEHVETRRIEPVVYTNAPVAMPAHRAMAAAYDAAMIAIGVGILLGIYYFAGGSFGLAKLDLGAYAGVTIFVALLYKVLWAIGDGDSPGMAAVQLRLLNFDGQRPRREERLMRLLVSIVSFCSLGVGLAWCLFDEEKLTWHDHITKTFPSPKWEE from the coding sequence ATGGTTTGGCGTATGAAGTGCGGCTATTGCGGTAGCGACAATCCAAGCGAAGACTTACGCTGCCAACTCTGTGGGCGCCGTCTGTCCGGCCATGGTCCTGTCCTCGTTCCGGAAAGCCACGGCAGCGCCGCGCCCAAGCTCGAGATTCTTGAGGAGCATCTAGCCGCCGAGGATCACCGCTCCCGTCAACCCATCCAATCCCGGCTTTTTCCGGTACAGGAAGCCAAACGCGTCATTCCGTTTGAGTCCATTTCGCCAGAGGCAGCCAAGATTGCGCGCTCGACCAGCGATCGCAACGCCAAAACACGCTCCAAGCAGCGCTACAACGAGCGGCTCGGCATTGAAGAAGGCCAATCGGCTGAGGTGCAGAAAGAACTTGCCTTTGCCGAAGAGCATGTCGAGACTCGCCGCATTGAGCCTGTGGTCTATACCAACGCTCCTGTCGCGATGCCCGCACACCGGGCCATGGCCGCCGCCTATGACGCGGCCATGATCGCAATCGGCGTGGGCATTCTGCTTGGCATCTATTACTTTGCCGGCGGTAGCTTTGGGCTGGCCAAATTGGATCTGGGCGCCTATGCAGGAGTCACCATCTTTGTCGCCCTGCTCTATAAGGTGCTCTGGGCCATCGGCGATGGCGATTCCCCGGGCATGGCGGCTGTGCAACTGCGTCTGCTGAACTTTGATGGCCAGCGGCCTCGCCGGGAAGAGCGACTGATGCGCTTGCTGGTGAGTATCGTCAGCTTCTGCTCACTCGGTGTGGGCCTGGCCTGGTGCCTGTTTGACGAAGAGAAGCTCACCTGGCACGATCACATCACCAAGACCTTCCCTAGCCCGAAGTGGGAAGAGTAG